A genome region from Gossypium hirsutum isolate 1008001.06 chromosome A04, Gossypium_hirsutum_v2.1, whole genome shotgun sequence includes the following:
- the LOC107948944 gene encoding protein ZW2: MSPGSGASTSLDGGSFDTFFEGWLVRHEHYLEELLTAQQQCSEYQGDDVKDLITRVLSHYQQYFEEKSRVAQRNVFLVFAPTWLSSLECASLWITGFKPGFALRLVFSSVQDLSREQSERIERLMEETKVEERVLNDELARVQESVAAPPLLEMARKQARRTNVEGGREEALLTLRKALEEVVAGADLLRMTTTMKVVEILKPEQNVRYLTAATQLFLNLRNLGLPKDANTKG; the protein is encoded by the coding sequence ATGAGTCCAGGAAGCGGCGCCAGCACTAGCCTCGATGGTGGTTCCTTCGATACGTTCTTCGAGGGTTGGCTGGTGCGCCATGAGCATTACTTGGAAGAGTTACTCACTGCTCAGCAACAATGCAGTGAATATCAGGGGGATGATGTGAAGGACCTTATAACCAGAGTGCTCTCCCACTACCAACAGTACTTCGAAGAGAAATCTCGCGTGGCGCAACGCAACGTTTTCCTTGTTTTTGCTCCAACCTGGTTATCTTCCTTAGAGTGTGCCTCGCTTTGGATAACGGGTTTCAAGCCAGGTTTCGCGTTAAGGCTAGTTTTTAGCTCCGTACAAGACCTGTCTCGAGAGCAAAGCGAAAGGATAGAGAGGTTGATGGAGGAGACCAAGGTTGAAGAAAGGGTGCTTAATGACGAGTTGGCCAGGGTTCAAGAGAGCGTAGCGGCTCCTCCTTTGCTAGAGATGGCTAGGAAACAAGCACGGCGGACGAACGTGGAAGGTGGAAGGGAGGAAGCACTGCTGACGTTGAGGAAGGCGTTAGAGGAAGTGGTGGCGGGAGCTGATTTGTTGAGGATGACGACAACAATGAAGGTGGTGGAGATACTGAAACCAGAGCAGAACGTGAGGTATTTGACAGCTGCAACGCAGTTGTTCCTTAATCTTAGAAATTTGGGGTTACCAAAGGATGCCAACACAAAGGGATGA